A portion of the Simkania negevensis Z genome contains these proteins:
- a CDS encoding cupin domain-containing protein produces the protein MKKWIFFSLLSLTLTAFANGPFVIDHNDIPSFQNNGNTLKGIATAHMGIGTHEVWKSSIAPGCCTPKHQHDAEEITIFFKGKGKAVIGEEVIYFEAPCTLILPPFIDHQIFNTGDEPTDHIAILQIGSKIVNAEGQEMRLPWR, from the coding sequence ATGAAAAAGTGGATCTTTTTTTCCTTACTAAGTCTCACACTTACTGCATTTGCAAATGGACCATTTGTGATCGATCACAATGACATTCCATCTTTTCAAAACAATGGGAATACCTTAAAAGGGATTGCAACTGCGCATATGGGCATCGGAACACATGAAGTTTGGAAAAGCAGTATTGCTCCAGGATGTTGCACTCCCAAACATCAACACGACGCCGAAGAAATCACAATCTTCTTCAAAGGAAAAGGGAAAGCTGTCATTGGAGAGGAAGTGATCTACTTTGAAGCTCCTTGTACACTTATCCTACCTCCCTTTATTGACCATCAAATTTTTAATACTGGAGATGAGCCCACTGATCACATTGCAATCTTGCAAATTGGTTCAAAGATCGTCAATGCTGAAGGGCAAGAAATGCGTCTCCCGTGGAGATAA
- a CDS encoding ATP-binding protein, with protein sequence MKRSLENQLLKWKSSKVRFLLILRGARQVGKTYLVEKFGKETFSSFVSVNFEAQPEAFACFGSLDPVEIVARLQSILKARIVPGETLLFLDEIQACPKAILALRYFKEKMGDLHVIAAGSLLEFAIQEGKFSFPVGRIQFLYLHPLSFEEYLLGRGEKLPKCSISDSLSMDEHRKMIQKVREYFLIGGMPAAASTFNETLSFEETGRIHEILLSTYVADFSKYATPAEQNYLKIFFSGIFPLIAQQFKYAKINPHVRSRELKDALNHLEWAGLFKPVYASAASGIRLSAQLKQNRFKLLFLDVGLVQHALQIAPEKVYAKDLIQINRGAIAEQFVGQELIAYSDPHKLEGLFYWQNEKVGSDAEVDYIVTNEEQIIPVEVKAGPTGKLRSLRQFMIMKKAPLGVHISEAILSFKDGVLSVPFYLISKLPEFLEELLSSK encoded by the coding sequence ATGAAGCGGTCTCTTGAAAATCAACTGCTTAAGTGGAAAAGCTCAAAGGTACGCTTTCTTTTGATTTTACGTGGTGCGCGGCAAGTTGGGAAAACCTATCTTGTAGAAAAGTTTGGCAAAGAAACCTTTTCTTCATTTGTTTCGGTCAATTTTGAAGCTCAACCTGAAGCATTCGCTTGTTTTGGTTCTTTAGATCCTGTCGAGATTGTAGCCCGTTTACAATCGATTCTAAAAGCTAGAATCGTTCCAGGTGAAACGCTTCTCTTTTTAGATGAGATCCAGGCGTGCCCAAAAGCGATTTTAGCACTCCGTTATTTCAAAGAGAAAATGGGGGATCTTCACGTCATTGCTGCAGGCTCTCTGCTTGAGTTTGCAATTCAAGAAGGAAAGTTTTCTTTTCCTGTAGGACGTATCCAGTTCCTATATTTACACCCACTTTCATTCGAAGAGTACTTATTAGGCCGAGGTGAGAAGTTACCAAAGTGTTCGATATCAGATTCTCTTAGTATGGATGAACATCGGAAAATGATCCAAAAAGTGAGAGAGTATTTTCTAATTGGAGGAATGCCAGCTGCGGCGTCGACATTTAATGAGACGTTGTCTTTTGAGGAGACAGGCCGAATTCATGAAATTCTTCTTTCAACTTATGTTGCCGATTTTTCTAAATATGCCACTCCTGCAGAACAAAACTACCTCAAAATCTTCTTTAGTGGAATTTTTCCTCTCATTGCACAACAGTTCAAGTATGCGAAAATAAATCCTCATGTCCGATCCAGAGAGCTAAAAGATGCACTGAATCACCTTGAGTGGGCAGGGCTTTTTAAACCTGTTTATGCTTCAGCAGCTAGTGGAATTCGACTTTCTGCGCAACTTAAACAAAACCGGTTTAAGCTTTTATTTTTAGATGTAGGGTTGGTTCAGCATGCTCTTCAGATCGCTCCTGAAAAAGTTTATGCAAAGGATCTCATCCAAATCAATCGAGGAGCTATAGCGGAGCAATTTGTTGGTCAAGAACTCATCGCATATTCTGATCCACACAAACTAGAAGGGCTTTTTTATTGGCAAAATGAAAAAGTAGGAAGTGATGCAGAAGTGGATTACATAGTAACCAACGAAGAGCAGATCATCCCTGTTGAAGTGAAAGCCGGGCCCACGGGGAAGCTACGTTCGCTTCGACAGTTTATGATAATGAAAAAAGCCCCACTTGGTGTCCATATTTCCGAGGCAATTCTGAGTTTTAAGGACGGAGTTTTGTCGGTTCCTTTCTATCTTATTTCTAAATTGCCGGAATTCCTTGAAGAATTGTTATCATCCAAGTGA
- a CDS encoding peroxiredoxin — protein MSSLLVGKKAPQFKAKAVANGQFIDDFSLDMYTNKHVLLFFYPLDFTFVCPTELHAFQDRLQDFHARETEVVGCSVDSHFTHLAWVNTPKNKGGIEGVTYPLVSDLNKSIARDFHVLNEAEGIAFRGLYLIDKKGIIRHQLINDLPIGRSVDEALRVIDALIFHEKHGDVCPANWKSGDKSMQPTQEGLSTYFG, from the coding sequence ATGAGCAGTTTACTAGTCGGGAAAAAAGCTCCCCAATTTAAAGCTAAAGCCGTTGCAAATGGGCAATTCATCGATGACTTTTCACTCGATATGTATACGAATAAACATGTTTTGCTTTTTTTCTACCCATTAGATTTTACCTTTGTTTGTCCAACAGAACTTCATGCATTCCAAGATAGACTTCAGGATTTTCACGCACGTGAAACCGAAGTTGTTGGGTGCTCTGTTGATAGTCACTTCACTCACCTTGCATGGGTCAACACCCCAAAAAATAAGGGGGGCATTGAAGGAGTGACATACCCGCTCGTTTCTGATCTCAACAAGTCAATTGCAAGAGACTTTCATGTTCTGAATGAAGCCGAAGGGATTGCCTTTCGCGGGCTTTATCTCATCGATAAAAAAGGGATCATTCGCCATCAACTCATCAATGATTTGCCAATTGGTCGCTCAGTTGATGAAGCGCTCCGAGTGATTGATGCTCTTATCTTCCATGAAAAGCACGGTGATGTGTGCCCTGCAAACTGGAAGAGCGGAGATAAGTCGATGCAGCCTACCCAAGAAGGTCTATCAACTTATTTCGGTTAA
- a CDS encoding MBL fold metallo-hydrolase, whose protein sequence is MILEVFPSGPFETNAYLLGCEKTKTGIFIDPAPDSAEALLNAAKKHHLKIEAIFLTHSHWDHIGDVAKLKKLLELQLYIHPTDADNMRKPGSDGLPLMFAIDGVEPDHFFEEGQKLKVGTLEIEVIHTPGHTPGGVSFYLPQEKVLISGDTLFKGSIGNLSFPMADSEAMWESLKKLAKLPPETRVYPGHGPATTIGAEPWLSDAKELFS, encoded by the coding sequence ATGATTCTGGAAGTCTTCCCTTCAGGCCCTTTTGAAACAAATGCTTACCTTCTTGGCTGTGAGAAAACCAAAACGGGGATTTTCATCGATCCTGCTCCCGACAGCGCAGAAGCCTTGCTGAATGCAGCAAAAAAACATCATTTAAAGATAGAAGCGATCTTTTTAACGCATTCTCATTGGGATCACATTGGTGATGTTGCAAAGCTCAAAAAATTGCTTGAGCTTCAGCTTTACATTCATCCCACCGATGCAGACAACATGCGTAAACCGGGGAGTGATGGGCTCCCGCTCATGTTTGCCATCGATGGAGTTGAGCCAGATCATTTCTTTGAAGAAGGTCAAAAACTCAAAGTCGGTACATTAGAGATAGAAGTGATTCACACGCCTGGACACACACCTGGTGGGGTGAGTTTTTACCTTCCACAAGAAAAAGTTTTGATTTCAGGCGACACCCTGTTTAAAGGTTCGATAGGTAACCTTTCTTTCCCAATGGCTGATTCTGAAGCAATGTGGGAATCCCTCAAAAAACTCGCTAAACTCCCTCCTGAGACCCGCGTTTATCCAGGGCACGGACCAGCAACGACAATCGGCGCTGAACCTTGGCTTTCCGACGCAAAGGAACTCTTTAGTTAA
- a CDS encoding 50S ribosomal protein L11 methyltransferase, producing MTIDWHEQWALHAPDFHEGFVHVKPFGFRLKPGPGFGDLSHSTTRLILEMLPRKISVPVVDIGCGSGVLSLAAHFAGAPEVYGIDIDEEAIQHAKENAKLNNVSLFFGKTLPKIPKTCLVLMNMISSEQRIAWETQKELHPHVEEMIVSGIPVDEQDRFLAASPYGTLISMKELEGWIACRYTQTTLKTGAA from the coding sequence ATGACAATCGATTGGCATGAGCAATGGGCGTTGCACGCCCCAGATTTTCACGAAGGTTTCGTCCATGTGAAACCCTTTGGTTTTCGTCTCAAACCAGGCCCTGGATTTGGGGACTTGTCTCATTCCACAACACGACTGATACTGGAAATGCTCCCCCGAAAAATTTCTGTGCCTGTAGTTGATATCGGTTGTGGCAGTGGTGTCTTATCCCTTGCAGCCCACTTTGCCGGCGCTCCTGAAGTCTATGGCATCGACATCGATGAAGAAGCAATTCAGCATGCAAAAGAAAATGCAAAGCTCAACAATGTTTCCCTCTTTTTTGGCAAAACCCTGCCAAAGATCCCAAAGACATGCTTGGTCCTCATGAATATGATCTCTTCCGAACAACGCATCGCGTGGGAAACGCAAAAAGAGCTCCATCCTCATGTCGAAGAAATGATTGTGTCTGGAATTCCAGTTGATGAACAGGATCGGTTTTTAGCAGCGAGCCCCTACGGAACACTTATTTCAATGAAAGAACTAGAGGGTTGGATTGCATGCAGATACACTCAAACAACTTTAAAAACAGGAGCAGCATGA
- the groL gene encoding chaperonin GroEL (60 kDa chaperone family; promotes refolding of misfolded polypeptides especially under stressful conditions; forms two stacked rings of heptamers to form a barrel-shaped 14mer; ends can be capped by GroES; misfolded proteins enter the barrel where they are refolded when GroES binds), with amino-acid sequence MAKMLQFNETALKSILKGVKTLAKAVIVTLGPKGRNVVINKGMGIPLSTKDGVTVAKEIALKDKFENIGAQLVKEASSKTSDVAGDGTTTAIVLAEAIFKEGVKNVIAGGNPMSIKRGIDKAVQSIIEALDKLATPVSKPEEINQVATISANNDPDVGTIIAEAMEKVGKDGTITIAEAKGIETVLDVVEGMQFEKGYLSPYFVTNPEKMTTELSNAYVLLTDRKISNAKDIVPILEKVMEGGQRPLLIIAEDVEGEALATLVVNKLKAGLPVCAVKAPAFGDRRKAILQDIAALTGATVVSDEVGLDIQEVGAEVLGFVKTVKVGKEETTLIDGQGAEEVVQKRVAEIRYELENTTSEYDRGNLEDRLAKLAGGVAVIHVGAATEAEMKEKKARVEDALHATRAAVIDGIVPGGGVALLRAISALDHLDLKGDEKTGVEIIRKAAYAPAIAIATNCGKEGNMIAEKILEGKGAFGYNGLTDTFEDLLKAGVIDPVLVTKSALKHASSIASLLITVACMITDKPQPKSDAASGGMGGMGGMPGMGGMGGMPGMGMM; translated from the coding sequence ATGGCAAAAATGTTACAATTTAATGAAACAGCACTCAAGTCGATCCTAAAAGGGGTGAAGACACTTGCAAAAGCTGTCATCGTCACATTAGGTCCGAAAGGCCGCAATGTTGTCATTAATAAAGGAATGGGAATTCCTCTTTCAACAAAAGATGGTGTGACTGTCGCAAAAGAGATCGCGCTGAAAGACAAGTTTGAAAATATCGGTGCACAACTCGTGAAAGAGGCATCTTCTAAAACATCTGATGTTGCCGGTGATGGAACGACAACAGCAATTGTTTTGGCTGAAGCCATTTTCAAAGAAGGTGTCAAAAACGTGATTGCTGGTGGCAATCCGATGAGTATTAAGCGGGGCATCGATAAAGCAGTTCAAAGCATCATCGAAGCACTTGATAAACTTGCAACACCAGTGAGTAAACCAGAAGAAATCAATCAAGTGGCAACCATCTCAGCCAACAATGATCCAGATGTTGGAACAATCATTGCTGAAGCGATGGAAAAAGTGGGTAAAGATGGAACGATCACAATTGCCGAAGCAAAGGGAATTGAAACAGTTCTCGATGTTGTCGAAGGAATGCAGTTTGAAAAAGGGTATCTATCACCATACTTCGTAACGAATCCAGAAAAGATGACAACAGAGCTTTCAAATGCTTATGTTCTTTTGACAGACAGAAAGATTTCAAATGCCAAAGACATCGTTCCAATTCTTGAAAAAGTGATGGAAGGGGGACAACGTCCACTTCTTATCATTGCTGAAGATGTCGAAGGCGAAGCCTTAGCAACGCTTGTTGTAAACAAGCTGAAAGCAGGTCTTCCTGTTTGCGCTGTGAAAGCGCCAGCATTTGGAGACAGGCGCAAAGCTATCCTCCAAGATATTGCAGCCCTTACAGGTGCTACAGTTGTTTCGGATGAAGTGGGTCTCGATATCCAAGAAGTCGGTGCAGAAGTTCTCGGATTTGTCAAAACTGTAAAAGTGGGTAAAGAAGAAACCACTCTAATCGATGGACAAGGTGCTGAGGAAGTGGTTCAAAAACGTGTTGCAGAAATTCGTTACGAACTTGAAAACACCACCTCAGAATACGACCGGGGCAACTTAGAAGATCGCTTAGCAAAACTTGCTGGTGGTGTTGCTGTGATTCACGTTGGTGCAGCAACTGAAGCCGAAATGAAAGAGAAAAAAGCCCGTGTCGAAGATGCCTTGCATGCGACGCGAGCTGCTGTTATCGATGGAATCGTTCCTGGAGGCGGTGTAGCCCTTCTCCGAGCGATTAGCGCACTCGATCATCTCGATCTAAAAGGAGATGAAAAGACTGGTGTCGAAATCATCCGTAAGGCTGCTTATGCACCTGCTATTGCCATTGCAACGAACTGTGGGAAAGAAGGCAATATGATTGCTGAGAAGATTCTCGAAGGGAAAGGCGCATTTGGCTACAACGGTTTGACCGACACATTTGAAGACTTACTCAAAGCAGGGGTAATCGATCCTGTCCTCGTGACAAAGAGCGCACTTAAACACGCCTCTTCGATCGCAAGCCTACTCATTACAGTCGCATGTATGATTACCGACAAGCCTCAACCAAAATCCGATGCAGCTTCTGGCGGCATGGGTGGTATGGGCGGCATGCCCGGAATGGGTGGCATGGGCGGTATGCCAGGCATGGGGATGATGTAA
- a CDS encoding co-chaperone GroES: MSVKKIKPLGKRILVKRAEATLTKGGILLPDSAQEKPRQGEVVAVGPGAIKDDGSVTPLELKVGDRVLFGAFAGTEVKTEEEDDYLLMSEEDVLAVIE; this comes from the coding sequence ATGTCAGTCAAGAAGATAAAGCCTCTTGGAAAGCGAATTCTCGTCAAGCGAGCTGAAGCGACCCTCACGAAAGGTGGGATTCTCCTTCCCGATTCTGCTCAAGAAAAACCTAGGCAAGGTGAAGTTGTAGCTGTTGGACCAGGAGCTATCAAAGATGATGGATCAGTGACTCCACTCGAATTAAAAGTAGGCGATCGCGTCCTTTTTGGTGCGTTTGCAGGAACTGAAGTGAAAACGGAAGAAGAAGACGACTACCTTCTCATGTCTGAAGAAGATGTCTTGGCTGTGATAGAGTAA
- a CDS encoding exo-beta-N-acetylmuramidase NamZ family protein, giving the protein MTRFFLFLFCLFSMSLRADVDLGIDVFFAEGHHKSLQGKRIGLVTNHTGVNRDLIPTAKLLKDHLKLVALFSPEHGLNGNGYAFEKVADGSTHDQIPIYSLHGSTRRPTSEMLKKIDVLIYDIQDIGVRSYTYATTLYYVMEEAAKQKIPVLVLDRPNPINGMIVDGSMLEQNWRSYIGYINVPYCHGMTIGELARFFNGEYKIGCKLKVIPMRGWKXRMSFSDTGLEWIPTSPHIPEADTPLFYASTGILGELDIVNHGVGYTLPFKVIGAPWLNAEEFATKLNQQRLPGVKFLPFHYRPFYGSLKGQECHGVLIRVTDKLRYRPSSVQYLLLGMLKSLYPDRVKASLEGINNIKKDLFCKANGNSEILRIMNEEQYAAWKMISYQKEERNAFEKVRAKYLISDY; this is encoded by the coding sequence ATGACTCGGTTTTTTCTTTTCTTATTTTGCTTATTTTCAATGTCTTTGCGAGCAGATGTTGATTTGGGGATCGATGTCTTTTTTGCTGAAGGACATCATAAGTCTCTTCAAGGGAAAAGGATAGGTTTGGTCACAAACCATACAGGTGTGAATCGAGATCTCATTCCTACTGCGAAATTATTGAAAGATCATCTTAAACTTGTGGCTTTATTTTCCCCTGAACACGGACTCAATGGAAATGGATATGCGTTTGAAAAGGTAGCAGATGGAAGCACGCATGACCAAATTCCCATTTACAGTTTGCACGGATCAACACGTCGCCCAACAAGTGAAATGTTAAAGAAAATCGATGTCCTCATCTATGACATTCAAGACATTGGAGTGCGCTCTTATACTTACGCGACAACGCTCTATTATGTGATGGAGGAGGCTGCCAAACAGAAAATTCCAGTACTTGTTTTAGATAGACCGAATCCAATAAATGGGATGATTGTCGATGGCTCGATGCTCGAACAAAATTGGCGTTCTTATATTGGTTATATTAATGTGCCTTACTGCCATGGTATGACTATTGGAGAGCTGGCCCGTTTTTTCAACGGGGAATACAAGATAGGGTGCAAACTGAAGGTTATCCCGATGAGAGGTTGGAAGCKACGCATGAGTTTTAGCGATACTGGGCTAGAATGGATTCCAACGAGCCCTCATATTCCAGAGGCAGACACCCCACTCTTCTATGCCTCAACAGGTATCCTTGGCGAACTCGATATCGTCAATCATGGGGTCGGCTATACTCTTCCTTTTAAGGTAATAGGTGCACCTTGGCTCAATGCAGAAGAATTTGCAACAAAACTAAATCAGCAGAGACTTCCTGGCGTAAAGTTCCTCCCTTTTCACTATCGCCCGTTCTATGGATCGCTTAAGGGACAAGAGTGCCATGGCGTTCTGATTCGGGTGACTGACAAGTTGAGATACCGTCCTTCAAGTGTTCAGTATCTTTTACTTGGAATGCTCAAAAGTTTATACCCTGATCGGGTCAAGGCGTCACTTGAGGGAATCAATAACATCAAGAAGGATCTGTTTTGTAAAGCAAATGGGAACAGTGAGATCTTGCGTATTATGAATGAAGAACAGTATGCAGCTTGGAAGATGATTTCCTACCAGAAAGAGGAGCGCAATGCGTTCGAAAAGGTGCGCGCTAAGTACCTCATTTCAGATTATTAG
- a CDS encoding bifunctional proline dehydrogenase/L-glutamate gamma-semialdehyde dehydrogenase, translating into MQEASESKHLKAAREMLSAAYHTPLTLKERQEKAIELASHILLESNQIITKDDQKKHEELSRMMRDPVGKVFTTAMTDQCFRSHDYKRIANQMIYLLNLYGIPKFLSSFKRLQLYLFKLLGDKFANILVPMAMRQLRKETSKVIIPGEKGPLAKHIKKRKAQGIRLNLNHLGEAILGEEEAKKRLEVYLRDLKNPYIDYVSIKISTIYSQLNLLSYENTLDNLAARLRELYRAAIENKTQLKDGCTSHKFVNLDMEEYRDLHLTKDLFIKVLSEPEFHSLSAGIVLQAYLPDSHDIQKELTHWAMDRVRNGGAPIKIRIVKGANMAMEQVEASLRDWEQAPYEHKIQTDANYKSMILYACEPEHSKAVHIGVASHNLFDIAFAMLLRLENRVEQEVTFEMLEGMADHTRQVVQALTNDILLYCAVATKEDFQSAIAYLIRRLDENTGIENYLAHSFGLTPESKEWSIQCSLFRDACQMIPTIYQTPRRTQNRFDPPSHLDIKALFENESDTDFSLAENRKWGKAILDTWKNKQIDPIPLVIEGKEISHSDPEGKGYDPSTPSRPLYTYSMASWEEVDQALRCAKNYEKTWGKTSVEERCKLLSKVAQRLRETRADLIGAMVADGGKLIMEADVEHSETIDFAEYYLRSMQHLNGLSDIQWSPKGTILVTPPWNFPTSIPGGGICTALVTGNCVLFKPAPEAVLAGWELVKAFWDAGIPKEALQFINCADDPVGSQLIKDTRVNSVILTGATSTAHLFAKMRPGIDLSAETGGKNALIISSLSDRDLAIKDLVQSAFGHNGQKCSAASLAILEKEVYDDPHFRKQLRDAAASLKVGSAWDLSSKITPLIREPGDDLKKGLTTLEEGEFWLLEPKQDSSNPNLWSPGIKFGVHKGSYTQQTEFFGPVLGVMRAENIDHAIHLANSTPYGLTSGIHSLDKREIKKWQNLIIAGNCYINRTITGAIVRRQPFGGCKNSSYGHGSKAGGPNYLTQFMHATQKGIPKEKFPVGEWVNNLTRFLEKFDLSAEELGMWYASVSSYAFFWQQFKRDKDSSKIVGQDNFFRYLPQKKLIFRIGPNTKPMDYLRVFAAALTCETRLEVSWEKSRDAKVRQANWEALLPIFNIVEEDQATFIKRMCSCHFKRIRMLEEPSAEMKQAAAASATYIDHTPVLANGRIELLHYLREMSLSVDYHRYGNLGLREGELRKPIL; encoded by the coding sequence ATGCAAGAAGCAAGCGAATCCAAACATTTGAAAGCAGCACGTGAGATGCTGTCAGCTGCCTATCACACCCCTTTAACTTTGAAAGAAAGACAAGAAAAAGCCATTGAGCTCGCCTCCCATATCCTGCTGGAATCTAACCAGATCATCACCAAGGATGATCAGAAAAAACACGAAGAGCTCTCTCGTATGATGCGCGACCCAGTAGGGAAAGTTTTCACAACCGCGATGACCGATCAGTGCTTTCGCTCTCATGATTACAAGCGTATCGCCAATCAAATGATCTACTTGCTCAACTTGTACGGCATCCCCAAATTTTTAAGCTCATTTAAACGACTCCAACTCTACTTGTTTAAACTACTTGGAGATAAATTTGCCAACATTCTCGTTCCCATGGCTATGCGCCAACTTCGAAAAGAAACATCCAAAGTGATCATTCCAGGTGAGAAAGGACCTTTAGCAAAGCACATCAAAAAACGGAAAGCTCAGGGCATTCGTCTCAATTTAAACCATTTAGGTGAAGCAATCTTAGGCGAAGAAGAAGCTAAAAAAAGACTCGAAGTTTATCTACGTGACTTAAAAAATCCCTACATTGATTATGTCTCGATCAAAATTTCCACGATCTACTCGCAATTGAACCTCCTCTCCTATGAAAACACCTTAGACAATCTCGCGGCTCGTCTACGAGAACTCTACCGAGCAGCAATAGAGAACAAAACGCAACTGAAAGATGGATGCACCTCGCACAAGTTTGTCAACTTAGACATGGAAGAGTACCGCGACCTTCATTTGACAAAAGACCTCTTCATTAAAGTCTTAAGCGAACCCGAGTTTCATTCTCTTTCGGCAGGAATAGTCTTACAGGCTTATCTTCCCGATTCACATGACATCCAAAAAGAGCTGACTCATTGGGCCATGGACCGTGTAAGAAACGGGGGAGCCCCGATAAAAATTCGGATTGTAAAAGGGGCCAACATGGCCATGGAACAAGTCGAAGCCTCTCTCCGAGATTGGGAGCAAGCTCCTTATGAACACAAAATCCAAACTGACGCTAACTACAAATCAATGATCCTTTACGCCTGCGAGCCTGAGCATTCCAAAGCGGTTCATATCGGTGTTGCAAGTCACAACCTTTTCGACATTGCTTTTGCAATGCTCCTACGTTTAGAAAACCGCGTTGAGCAAGAAGTCACATTTGAAATGTTAGAAGGAATGGCTGACCACACCCGTCAAGTCGTTCAAGCCTTGACGAATGATATCCTCCTTTACTGCGCAGTGGCCACAAAAGAAGATTTTCAAAGCGCTATTGCCTACCTCATTCGGCGCCTCGATGAAAACACGGGTATCGAAAACTATCTAGCTCACAGCTTTGGGCTCACGCCTGAATCAAAAGAGTGGAGCATTCAATGCTCTCTTTTCCGCGATGCCTGCCAAATGATCCCAACCATTTATCAAACCCCTCGTCGCACTCAAAACCGTTTTGATCCCCCCTCTCATCTCGACATCAAAGCCCTCTTCGAAAACGAATCCGATACCGATTTTTCCCTCGCTGAAAACCGCAAGTGGGGAAAAGCCATCTTAGACACGTGGAAAAATAAACAAATCGACCCTATTCCACTTGTCATTGAAGGAAAAGAGATCTCCCACTCTGACCCAGAAGGGAAAGGTTACGACCCCTCAACTCCGAGCCGCCCCTTATATACCTATAGTATGGCCTCTTGGGAAGAAGTCGATCAAGCCCTTAGATGCGCCAAAAATTACGAAAAGACTTGGGGCAAAACCTCGGTTGAAGAGCGCTGCAAACTCCTATCCAAAGTCGCCCAAAGACTCCGTGAAACACGAGCTGACCTCATCGGTGCTATGGTTGCCGACGGAGGCAAACTCATTATGGAAGCCGACGTCGAGCACTCTGAAACTATCGACTTTGCCGAATACTACCTCCGATCCATGCAACATTTAAATGGACTCAGCGACATTCAGTGGTCTCCCAAAGGAACCATCCTTGTGACACCCCCTTGGAACTTCCCCACTTCAATTCCTGGAGGAGGGATCTGCACAGCTTTAGTCACAGGGAACTGCGTCCTCTTCAAACCCGCCCCCGAAGCGGTCCTTGCTGGATGGGAACTCGTCAAAGCCTTTTGGGATGCAGGTATTCCTAAAGAAGCACTCCAATTTATCAACTGCGCAGACGATCCTGTTGGAAGCCAGCTGATTAAAGACACACGCGTCAATTCTGTCATCTTAACAGGAGCAACCAGCACGGCTCATCTTTTTGCAAAAATGCGCCCAGGAATCGACCTTTCAGCTGAAACTGGAGGAAAAAACGCCCTGATCATTTCTTCTCTATCTGATCGAGACCTGGCAATTAAAGACCTCGTCCAATCGGCATTTGGGCACAATGGACAAAAATGTAGCGCAGCTTCCCTCGCCATTTTAGAAAAAGAAGTCTACGACGATCCTCATTTTCGTAAACAGTTGCGCGACGCTGCAGCTAGCTTAAAAGTTGGATCAGCTTGGGATCTTTCGAGTAAAATCACTCCCCTCATCCGTGAACCCGGCGATGACTTGAAAAAAGGACTTACCACATTAGAAGAAGGAGAGTTTTGGTTGCTTGAGCCTAAACAAGACAGCTCAAACCCGAACCTTTGGTCGCCTGGAATTAAATTTGGCGTCCACAAAGGAAGCTACACCCAACAAACCGAATTTTTCGGACCTGTTTTAGGAGTGATGCGCGCAGAAAATATCGACCATGCAATTCACCTTGCGAACTCTACTCCCTATGGATTGACATCGGGCATTCACAGCCTCGACAAACGAGAAATCAAAAAGTGGCAAAATCTCATCATAGCCGGGAATTGCTACATTAATCGCACCATTACAGGGGCGATTGTTAGACGTCAACCTTTTGGAGGATGCAAAAATAGTAGCTACGGGCATGGAAGCAAAGCAGGTGGTCCCAACTATTTGACCCAATTCATGCATGCCACGCAAAAAGGGATTCCCAAAGAAAAGTTTCCTGTCGGAGAGTGGGTCAATAACCTCACTCGCTTTCTTGAAAAATTCGATTTATCTGCAGAAGAACTGGGGATGTGGTATGCCAGTGTTTCGAGTTATGCATTTTTCTGGCAGCAGTTTAAGCGAGATAAAGACAGTTCTAAAATTGTGGGACAAGACAACTTCTTCCGCTATCTGCCTCAGAAAAAGTTGATTTTCCGCATCGGTCCAAATACCAAACCCATGGATTACTTACGCGTTTTTGCAGCAGCACTCACATGTGAAACACGCTTAGAAGTCAGTTGGGAAAAAAGTCGGGATGCCAAAGTTCGTCAAGCTAATTGGGAAGCCCTTCTTCCGATCTTCAATATCGTTGAAGAAGACCAGGCCACCTTTATCAAACGGATGTGCAGCTGTCATTTCAAGCGCATTCGAATGCTTGAAGAACCTTCTGCGGAAATGAAACAAGCAGCTGCAGCCTCCGCAACTTACATCGATCACACACCAGTTTTAGCCAATGGAAGAATTGAACTTCTCCATTATCTTCGTGAAATGTCGCTCAGCGTTGATTATCACCGTTATGGAAATCTCGGCCTCCGTGAAGGTGAGCTACGGAAACCCATCTTATAA